The window GTACGAAAAGAGAGAGCGCTTATGTTATATTGTCCCCATGACAACACCCGGGCCAGGGAAAGGAAGGggcaaatttttattaaatacaaTGATCTTCCTAAGAGAGTACAAGAGGTCTTAACACACTGAATATAAAGTTCAACTCTCAACCAGCCCTTCCATTGGGAATAGAGTGAGGTATTCCAATGTAACCTTTTAATTGTTTTAGCCTTTCAGCATTAATATAACTTTTACCCATACAAAAATTATTTCAAGCAAGGTAAATGAATAGATTTACATTAAAATATGAAGGTGATAACGAATGATATGCAAATACAGAGGACACAGAGGCCACACGTAGACAGCCCCGGCTCGGGCCGCACTATTTCATCTTCGATGTTTTTAAGCTTTTGTTCTAGGATCTACCTCCTGCTGAGGAAATGCCTGTCGCATAGTTTCAAATGACTCAAGCATTTATTaatagagaggaagaggaagatgaaaagTAAGACAAAGGAGGGAAAGGGATGAAGCCCATCAGCTCAGCTTGTCCACCTTGAATGGTCACATCGTGGTGACATTCTACAGAGAGGAATCCGGAGCCCAAGATAAATAGAAAGGAACCCAGAAACTAGGTTAAAAATAAGGTCAGGAAGTCACAGGATGAAGCGaccaagaaaacagaaaccaacagGTCCGGTGATAAATGATCCCAAACATTCGGTGGGTGGGGCAAGCCTGAGAAGTCCGGAAAGGGCACGTGGGTGATGGATGTCTGCAAGAATCTCCTTGAGAGCGCGCAGacgagagggctcagcaggtaaaagtgtttgctaccaaacctgacaaactgagttcaattcccaggacccacctaGTAGGAGGGGACTGATTCCtacaaagccagcctggggtcTCCACACGTGTGCCACAGcgtgcacccacacatatacatgcacaagtaaataaatgagtgaataaataaataaatgcaatctttaagagagagagagagagagagagagagagagagagagagagagagagagaatctcatgACAAAGACAGAAATAACAAATATGGTCCCATGGCTCTGGGCATGCCCTAATGCCACCCAAACACAGTCCTGACACACACCCAGCCCCACCTGATGAAGTGACATTCTGACCACTGGACACTTTGAAATCAGAGTCTCAGTGCTATTTCAAAACAGACATAAACACCAAAATTCGAGCTGGCGAGGTAACTCAGTGGGTCAAGTGCTgtgcaagcctggggacctgaattccatccccaggacccccaggaaggtggaagaagagaaacagttCCACAGAGCTGCTCTGTCACCTCCACATGCAGCATGCCAAGGCACAGATTTACACAAACATACATcatgaacacacactgctttttcaaaagataaaagattttaaaactcCCAAAGCCTTCATGTTCTGGTGGGAAATAACAACCCAAACTGCAGCTGTCAGTATTCTATTGATAAAGGAAATCTTTTTGAAAAAGTAttccggattttttttttttttaccacaaacgATATTTAGGAGATAGACATGTATAACGCGAAATAAACgtcatataatatattcatttatatattatatattatatattacatatattatatcttattatatattatatatattatacatcaCTTGGTACcctataaatatgtacaattttatgtttttaatctatcaatttttaaatgtttaaatcaaAATTATCTGTTCATTTTCCAATAGGAATTATGTTGTTCTCAGTCACCCATGCCTGTTACTGGGGAGCCAAGCATCCTCAGTCTCCATCCATCCCTCAAGACCCTTCTATCACGTTTGGAAATGCTGCCTTTATGAAGACCCTGCCTCATCTAGACTTTCTGCTCTGCAGACTCCCTGTGGTTCCTTTCAGGTGACTTCAAGACACATGgatgtgttttcttgtttttccacaCTCCCAGACTCTTTCAGCCCTTATAGTAACTTCTTCTAAAACTGAAGGTCTCCTGATGACTAGAACTCCTTCACCAGACTGCTGGAGCGATCTTGACCCCTATGCTGACTTCTAAACAAATGTGTTTTAACTATTACAAAGAAATGGTGCCATGCAGATGGAATAATTCTGGTTATGAAGCTGAAAGTGTTAAACCCTGTTCTCAGTTGCTGCGTTCACTAGTTCTTTGATCTTAGCTGACTTGTTAGCTCCttcctatgtgtgtgtggtgggcagtgtgtgtgtgtgtgtgtgtgtgtgtgtgtgtgtgtgtgtgtgtgctgtgtgtgtgtgtatgtgtgtgtggtatgtgtgtgtgtggtgtatgtgtgtggtgtgtgtatgtatgtgtgtgtggtgtgtgtgtatgtatgtgtgtgtggtgtgtgtgtgtggtatgggatgtggtgtgtgtgtgtgtgtgtgtgtgtgtgtgtgtggtgtgtgtggtgtatatgtatatgcatagtgtatatgtatgtgtgtggtgtgtggtgtttatgtatatacagggtgtgtgtggtgtgtatgtgtgctgtgtgtgtatatgaagacTGAAGACTGCATGCAGAACAGAGTTCATAAGCAAAGGTTATTTTCTCTATAAAATGTAGCATGACGCAGGTGACTTATTTAGGACCAAGCTCCTGCGGCCTCCAATTTCCATCCCCTGTGCCCCAACTCTGTAATTGCTTTCCAGCTCGTCCATAGCTGGCCCATCCACTTGCGCTTTTTCACATCCTTTGCAAAGACTGAAGTGGTCAATTAACCACATCAATTACTTTACCCCACGTTGACTCGGTCATGTCCCCAGCTGACAGTCACGTCAGCAACCCTCCCCACTTAGAAAACCTTCCTTAACCTGTGGAAAGAGTGCTGGTGGGTTTTCTGAACTATTGTCCTTCTGCAAAGAACTGTATAGTGTGATACATGTGCTGTCTGAGAATAGTCTAGAACAGGCAGAATGTGTGTACAGTAGTGACAAATCCCCAGTAGCTAAGAAATGATATTGGCTCATGCACAGAGAAAGCCGGCCAATCTCTGTTCACCCCACACTGTCCAGGGCAAGAGTCTGCTGAACTGTTGTGGATGTTTTATTAGTGGGTCTGCCTAGAAATGCATATGACACGCTTTCAGTGTTTGACCCTCCTAGATCTGAAGGACCATTAAACTCCAAGTTCGCCGTTGACAAGAAATATGCGCTTGCTATCATAATGTGttctcactgggtgtggtggtgcccacctgtagttccagctctgtgggaggctgagtcaggaggatcggAAGAGCTCACAATCTCAACGCCAGTCTGGACAACCTGGCTTGATcccatttcaaaaaacaaaacaaaactagggccaacgaaatggctcagaggtaaaaggtgcctgccaccaaacctgacaatctgagttcaactcccaggaaCCACATAGTAGACAGAGAGCCATTTCTCACAAGTTTTCATCTgatctgtgcacatgtgcagtgGTACTCaggcatgtgcgcgcgcgcgcgcgcgcacacacacacacacaaacatagatagatagatagatgatagatgatagatagatagatagatagatatgtaacATTTaactaaattaaattttttaaagaccagCATGTGCCTCAGATCTAAATGACTACTTACTTGTCTAGTATGCTGGCTTGTACAGCGACTAACAAGTTTAAACAGCTTGATTTTAACCTTTTCAAACCTGTTCCACTCTGGGTCGATTGGTGAGTCTCTATAGAAGAAACTAGACCAATTATTTCCTCAAAATACTATCACTATATGTAAAAAAGACCCTAAGGAGTGGCCCATCAACACCCCTCACAGAGGGAACCAATCTGGAGCCCTGTCTCAAGGGGATGAATCTCACGGTTCAAATTTTCAAAGTTTAGcagttcttctttctttttttttttcctgttggttTTCATGCCCTATatgatcttttattttttctttattaagaaattttctactcactccacataccatccacagatcccacctcctccctcctcccaccccccagccctctttccctagccaccccacatccccacatgccCCAAatagaggtctcccatggggagtcagcagagcccagcacactgagcctaggcaggtccaagccccttcccactgcaccaaggctttgCAAGGCAttacaccacaggcactggattcccagaagcctgcccatagaccagggacagatcccgatccccctgcctgggtgccccccaaacagttcgagccaaacaaccatcttccatatccagagggcctagtccagtcccatgggggctccacagccaccagtctacagttcatggccttccactagtgtggccgatCATCTCAAGTTTAGCAGTTCTTCTATGGGTTAACTTTTTAAAACCTAAGTTCCCAGCCATTTCCTTGGATTGCCTGATGAACTGGATAAAGTATCTAGAGTACTCATAGAGACATGACACACACCCCTCCTGGAACCAGAAAAGATTCCAGTGGAAAGCCTCTGGAGTTTGGTGTGCATGCATCGCGAGGACATACCGCAAAGAAGGAAAATTCTAAGTCAGGAGGTCTTGGATGAGCTAGAAGAAGGCCATGTAACAGGTCCAAGGGTCCCACCTGGAAAGCAAGGCCAGAGTGGCTGAGCACAAAGGAATTCTGGAACATAATGGAAGGCAGAGCTTTGAACAACGCAACCAGACTGCAGCAAAGCAAAACTGTCATACTTAGGGACTGACAACTTTCTGGGTCGTTTTGTTCTTTACTGGAAATATGTTTTAAAGGAATAATTTCTGCATGATCATTTCTTTCTATTATGTccgttcttgtttgtttgggttttggtggtggtggcagtggtagttggttgatttttaatttttttgttgttgttttccttatttttatttttgagacagctttCTCTGTATAATCCAGACAGGAGGCAAAACCATGATCTCCTACCTCAGCTGCCACAGTGCTAGGGTCCCCAGCATGCAcccccatgcccagctctgctgtATCTGTTCTTATCCAACTGTAGGGGAAGAGAAAAGTGGTTTCTCTGGCTGGTTTTACCTACGATTAAGCCTAAACTACAGGCCTTGCTGAACTACCCCCAAACAtgctcatgcatacacatacacacacacacacacacacacacacacacacacacatacatgcgcgcacgcacacacgcacgcacgcacgcacgcacgcacacactcacacacaccacagaagctGGGGACAGGCCCACTAAGGCACCAGGAGTGACAGAAAGCTCACTCTagacttccaggaaacacacaagTAAACAGTTTAGAATTTCCTGTACGTAAACAGGGCAAATTCTAAGGTGACTGGGGATATGCAGCCCTTAGCGGCCTCCGGTTTCCATCAGAACAGAGTTGGGCCTTGGGTAGCAAGCTATAGCCAAAGAGAAAAGTGGAGGTGGAAGACACAGCAATTAGTGAATGTGTCTGCAGAGGTGTGGGTCTGCAGTTATTGTTTGGGGTTTAGGACTGAATTCTGCTGTTCACCTGTAAAAATGCCGGTTTAACATAGAACCTAGTATTTTCCAATCTACGAGATGGAATCCATGGGTAATAAAACCATAGATCAGAACCACACTGTCTCAAAAGTGCCATGGACAGGATTACAAAATAGTCCAAAGAATTATTTCATGAAACTTttcaatgatgtgtgtgtgtgtgtgtgtgtgtgtctatgtatgcatgtgtatacgtATGTATATGGgggttatatgtgtatgtatgtggggtaaggtttgtgtgtatgggggtatgtgtgtgtatgtgtgtgtatgagaatatgtgtgcatgggtgtgtggatgtgtgtatacacttgtgtatatgtacctgcatataggtgtgcctgtgtgttcatatgtgtgtgtacctgtgtatgtgtgtgtgcctgcatatgtgtgcctgtgtgtgcatgtctatgtgtgtgcctctgtgtgtgcatgtgtgtgtgtgtgtgtgcacacgcatgtgtgtggTTACATTATAAAGTATATATCTTGCCAGTGGTGATGAGAAAACTATGAAGAAAAAAGCTGCTATAGTTTCTGATAGAGAAAGGATGTTACTTTTGCTGTTATGACTTTCTATTTTTGCTGTATTCTCCTGGCTtctaattaataatgtctccgtgtcattatttgggggctagaGATCCAAAAAAGGTCCAACAAGAAAGACCGACTACAAAGACTGTCTGGGGGCCTggacagttaagagcacttgaggAAGACCTGGCTTCTGATTGCCTTCACTAGGTGAagtcagaataaataaaatggccTTTTCAGATTGCTCTATTGCAAACTCCTCATCTTCTTGTTAATAAATACACAAGCTTTTAAGTTCTTTGTGGTCACACGTCATATTAACAGACCGCATTAATCTACAGTCTAAACATCCCTCCACCAATCCACGGCTCCCCGAACACACTGGATGCCTTGAACACGCCACAAGCACTCATTTCCAAGTTACAAGAGCGCCACCTGCTGGCGGAACGTTTACTTAGCGTTAGGAATCCACTAAACGGATGCCGATTTTTCTAACCAAAAACTGTTAAATTGCAACCACATTACAAACATGTTGAAATGTTGCCGcgtttctgacttcctttgattcttctgggaagggtcCTCCGGTTATTTAGCGGCCGGGGTAGGGGGACTGAGAGCCCTTCCGGTTCTCCGCGGAGCTCCGCGGGTTTCAAGTTTCAGCCCCTCCTTGAATTCCAGCCTGCTGAGACTCCGGGAATCGTCCAAAATGGAGCCCTTCGCTGCCTACCCTCCGAAATGCGCCGGGTCCAAAGCCAAGGTATTTGCAGTCCTGCTGTCTATGGTTCTGTGCACCGTGATGCTTTTTCTCCTGCAGTTAAGATTCCTGAAACCGAGAGTCAACAGCTTCTATTCCTTTGAAGTGAAGGATGCCAAAGGAAGGATCGTGTCTCTGGAAAAGTTCAAAGGCAAAGTAAGTCTTggggtttttatttctgttgttccTCGGCCTCGATACTTCTTCTCACGGTAGAGGAGGGTTCGTTACAGTCGTACGTTGGAATGTTGTCTTCAAAGCAGTGTCGTTAGAGGTCCTTCTAGTTATCAGAGTTCTGAGAGCTTTTAACTTCCAACCCGCTAAGCGACTGTGTTTCTCGAAAGCTGCTTTCCCTTTTGTGCAGACCTGATGCTGTGATCTAGAAGATGCTGTGTGGCTGTGGTGAGATCCGCTAATAAGAGTGTTGGTTAAGTAATCTAACAAGAACTCTGTCCGAGTCTTAGCCCATTCATCTGGGTGATGGCTTTTAATAAAGTTGGATCTGTCTAAAAAGACGGAGTCTATCAGAGGTTGTATTCCTCCAAAGTGGTTTAGGATTTTAACTGcctgaaggattttttttaatctcttgcttctctttccggtggggtttttttctttttccgggAGGCTTCCCTAGTTGTAAACGTGGCTAGTGACTGCCGGTACACCGACAAAAGTTACTTGACGCTCAAGGAGCTGCACAAGGAGTTTGGGCCCTATCACTTCA is drawn from Peromyscus eremicus chromosome 11, PerEre_H2_v1, whole genome shotgun sequence and contains these coding sequences:
- the Gpx8 gene encoding probable glutathione peroxidase 8 isoform X2, producing MEPFAAYPPKCAGSKAKVFAVLLSMVLCTVMLFLLQLRFLKPRVNSFYSFEVKDAKGRIVSLEKFKGKILPRRSQCGTFGSIWSTPKDKL